A single region of the Halorussus gelatinilyticus genome encodes:
- a CDS encoding FAD-dependent monooxygenase encodes MTDEHEHYEAVVVGAGPGGAAAAAVLARNDVETLVLERGVEAGAKNVTGGLVYAEESAPYTVDALFPDFREEATERPVTDYYLHNVAGEKVRTFDITDLHEHDTAWSDAVLRRKMDSWLADRVHEAASETGGGLLTDVRVNGLLRDDGEIVGVTCDELDPIRADLVVAADGVNSELARDAGLMDWEDPEEWFQGVKAVVDVPPEIIAERFDVGDDEGEAHLFSGDLFEDVRGGGFVYTNEDSLSIGSVFHLDSIVEQEAEPHELLDNLLTHPLLADWLDGHYDEVEYSAKLVPDSKKAANPSPHRGRLLVVGDAAGQMQAQGPIIKGMNHAVSAGALAGEAFAEAKLRGKPERAGDLYEQKLRDEGVMGKLRPKGYRLASALGERDAVASATDSLLTSSVGRLGVRLLGDRLEDLYSSPYLSQIVPDTQTPYVTLPTVIAEESGERVTGEADYEPKDLASRIGDLTYDTDVGNPHIELRDDSMEASGAAVYACPVSARDFGGGCYREETVKTNGTEEKRVSLDTQPCVECGTCAVVADTDWEHPRGGKGVEYREG; translated from the coding sequence ATGACCGACGAACACGAACACTACGAGGCGGTCGTGGTCGGGGCCGGACCCGGCGGGGCCGCGGCAGCGGCGGTACTGGCGCGAAACGACGTGGAGACCCTCGTCCTCGAACGCGGGGTCGAAGCCGGGGCGAAGAACGTGACGGGCGGACTCGTTTACGCCGAGGAGTCCGCGCCCTACACCGTGGACGCGCTATTCCCCGACTTCCGGGAGGAAGCGACCGAGCGTCCCGTCACGGACTACTACCTGCACAACGTCGCGGGCGAGAAGGTCCGGACCTTCGACATCACGGACCTCCACGAACACGACACCGCGTGGTCCGACGCGGTGCTTCGCCGGAAGATGGACTCGTGGCTCGCCGACCGCGTCCACGAGGCGGCCAGCGAGACCGGCGGCGGCCTGCTGACCGACGTGCGGGTGAACGGACTGCTCCGCGACGACGGCGAAATCGTCGGCGTGACCTGCGACGAACTCGACCCGATTCGGGCCGACCTCGTGGTCGCGGCCGACGGCGTGAACTCGGAACTCGCGCGCGACGCCGGCCTGATGGACTGGGAGGACCCCGAAGAGTGGTTCCAAGGCGTCAAGGCCGTCGTTGACGTGCCCCCCGAAATCATCGCCGAGCGGTTCGACGTCGGCGACGACGAGGGCGAGGCCCACCTCTTCTCGGGCGACCTGTTCGAGGACGTGCGCGGCGGCGGGTTCGTCTACACGAACGAGGACTCGCTGTCCATCGGCTCGGTGTTCCACCTCGACAGCATCGTCGAACAGGAGGCCGAACCCCACGAACTGCTCGACAACCTGCTGACCCATCCGCTGCTCGCGGACTGGCTCGACGGCCACTACGACGAAGTGGAGTACAGTGCGAAGTTGGTGCCCGACTCGAAGAAGGCCGCCAACCCCTCGCCGCATCGCGGTCGGCTCCTCGTCGTCGGTGACGCGGCGGGCCAGATGCAGGCACAGGGCCCCATCATCAAGGGGATGAACCACGCCGTGAGTGCGGGAGCGCTCGCCGGTGAGGCGTTCGCCGAGGCCAAGTTGCGGGGCAAGCCCGAGCGAGCGGGCGACCTCTACGAGCAGAAACTCCGCGACGAGGGCGTCATGGGCAAGCTCCGGCCGAAGGGGTACCGACTCGCCAGCGCGCTCGGCGAGCGCGACGCGGTGGCGAGCGCCACCGACTCGCTGCTCACCTCGTCGGTCGGCCGCCTCGGGGTGCGCCTGCTCGGCGACCGCCTCGAAGACCTCTACTCGTCGCCCTACCTCTCCCAAATCGTACCCGACACCCAGACGCCCTACGTCACCCTGCCGACCGTCATCGCCGAGGAGTCGGGCGAGCGCGTCACCGGCGAGGCCGACTACGAACCGAAGGACCTCGCCTCGCGCATCGGCGACCTGACCTACGACACCGACGTCGGCAACCCGCACATCGAGTTGCGCGACGACTCGATGGAGGCCAGCGGCGCGGCCGTCTACGCCTGCCCGGTCAGCGCGCGGGACTTCGGCGGCGGCTGTTACCGCGAGGAGACGGT
- a CDS encoding electron transfer flavoprotein subunit alpha/FixB family protein, whose translation MADDTDLDPSEYTVEQLEEKLAAADDPATLDAALAAEREEKDRKTAREAIQARIDELEAETGGDETPADTDHEEEYADTEGTESLDEAAGDADQGEAAPDDDGDVSYEVENRTRDKKHVRALKGGDYRDMWVYCETQGGELLDVSKEMLGKARELMDTYNDEYEAERVVGVLVGDEEITDLADEVIAYGADVAIYHEDDRLERFRHKPYTEIVADMARGGAEPPNWETGDPGTEPTAEWRDYDKPRYFLFPATNNGRDLSAQVQGELDSGLASDCSGLTIEEELVSNPVKTGEPGEKVEFERVLHMKRPDFSGFEYSTILCLDNPGREFHPQGCSVIPGSFDPIDPDDEREGEVIEHDLDLADDWFRVDVTEFDRLDEGVDLTGHEVVVALGRGIGDDPTKGIELGLDLVEAFDDAALGLSRGVVTASYDVDGHVADYVAEERQIGETGQVVQPTLYVAAGISGAVQHKVGMDESDTIVAVNTDTDARIRDFSDYFVEGDLFEVLPRLVESIESGELKAKAEASDD comes from the coding sequence GTGGCCGACGATACCGACCTCGACCCCAGCGAGTACACCGTCGAGCAACTGGAGGAGAAACTCGCGGCGGCCGACGACCCCGCGACGCTCGACGCTGCGCTCGCGGCCGAGCGAGAGGAAAAGGACCGAAAGACCGCCAGAGAGGCGATTCAGGCTCGAATCGACGAGTTGGAGGCCGAGACGGGAGGCGACGAGACTCCGGCCGACACCGACCACGAGGAGGAGTACGCCGATACGGAGGGAACTGAGAGCCTCGACGAAGCGGCCGGAGACGCCGACCAGGGCGAGGCCGCGCCGGACGACGACGGCGACGTGAGCTACGAGGTCGAGAACCGGACCCGCGACAAGAAGCACGTCCGGGCGCTCAAGGGCGGCGACTACCGCGACATGTGGGTCTACTGCGAGACCCAAGGCGGCGAACTGCTCGACGTGTCCAAGGAGATGCTGGGCAAGGCCCGCGAACTGATGGACACCTACAACGACGAGTACGAGGCCGAACGCGTCGTCGGCGTCCTCGTCGGCGACGAGGAGATTACCGACCTCGCCGACGAGGTCATCGCGTACGGCGCGGACGTGGCCATCTACCACGAGGACGACCGACTGGAGCGATTCCGCCACAAACCGTACACCGAAATCGTGGCGGACATGGCCCGCGGCGGTGCCGAACCGCCGAACTGGGAGACCGGCGACCCCGGCACGGAACCCACCGCCGAGTGGCGCGACTACGACAAGCCGCGGTACTTCCTCTTCCCGGCGACGAACAACGGCCGGGACCTCTCGGCGCAGGTGCAGGGCGAACTCGACTCCGGACTCGCGTCGGACTGTTCGGGCCTGACCATCGAGGAGGAACTCGTCTCGAATCCGGTCAAGACCGGCGAACCCGGCGAGAAGGTGGAGTTCGAGCGCGTCCTCCACATGAAGCGCCCGGACTTCTCGGGCTTCGAGTACTCCACGATTCTGTGTCTCGACAACCCCGGCCGGGAGTTCCACCCGCAGGGCTGTTCGGTGATTCCGGGGAGCTTCGACCCCATCGACCCGGACGACGAGCGGGAGGGCGAGGTAATCGAACACGACCTCGACCTCGCCGACGACTGGTTCCGCGTGGACGTGACGGAGTTCGACCGACTGGACGAGGGCGTCGATCTGACCGGCCACGAGGTCGTCGTGGCGCTCGGCCGGGGCATCGGCGACGACCCGACGAAGGGCATCGAGTTGGGGTTGGACTTGGTCGAGGCCTTCGACGACGCCGCGCTCGGACTCTCGCGCGGCGTCGTCACGGCCTCCTACGACGTGGACGGCCACGTCGCCGACTACGTGGCCGAGGAGCGTCAAATCGGCGAGACCGGGCAGGTCGTCCAGCCCACGCTCTACGTCGCGGCCGGCATCTCGGGCGCGGTCCAGCACAAGGTCGGGATGGACGAGTCCGACACCATCGTCGCGGTCAACACCGACACCGACGCCCGGATTCGGGACTTCAGCGACTACTTCGTCGAGGGCGACCTGTTCGAGGTGCTTCCCCGCCTCGTGGAGTCCATCGAGTCGGGCGAACTGAAGGCGAAAGCGGAGGCCAGCGATGACTGA